A section of the Leminorella richardii genome encodes:
- a CDS encoding 23S rRNA (adenine(2030)-N(6))-methyltransferase RlmJ: MLSYRHSFHAGNHADVVKHTVQSLIIESLKEKEKPFLYLDTHSGAGRYYLGSEHAEKTGEFLAGIARVWQRDDVPAELEPYLSAVSAYNKGGNLKYYPGSPLIARHLLREQDKLHLTELHPTDFPLLRQEFAKDPRATAVRGNGYQQLKSQLPPTSRRGFILIDPPYEMKTDYQAVVDGIQEGYKRFATGVYALWYPVVLRQQVKRMIQALKDTGIRNILQIELAVQPDSDRRGMTASGMIVINPPWKLEQQMSVALPWLHRVLVPEGIGHTSINWIAPE; encoded by the coding sequence ATGCTCAGCTATCGCCACAGTTTTCACGCAGGTAACCATGCCGACGTCGTGAAGCACACCGTCCAAAGCCTTATCATTGAGTCCCTTAAAGAAAAAGAAAAACCCTTTCTTTATCTTGATACTCACTCCGGCGCGGGGCGCTACTATTTGGGTAGCGAGCATGCAGAAAAAACCGGTGAGTTTTTAGCGGGTATCGCTCGGGTCTGGCAGCGCGATGACGTTCCTGCCGAGCTTGAACCCTACCTGTCTGCGGTCAGCGCCTATAATAAAGGCGGCAACCTGAAATACTATCCGGGCTCTCCACTGATTGCTCGCCACCTGCTGCGCGAACAGGACAAACTGCACCTGACAGAGCTTCATCCCACTGACTTTCCTCTTCTGCGCCAAGAGTTTGCCAAAGATCCGCGGGCAACAGCAGTACGCGGCAACGGCTACCAGCAGTTGAAGTCTCAGCTTCCGCCAACTTCTCGTCGCGGCTTTATTCTTATCGACCCGCCCTATGAGATGAAAACTGACTATCAGGCGGTGGTCGACGGTATTCAGGAAGGCTATAAGCGCTTCGCCACTGGCGTTTACGCCCTGTGGTATCCGGTGGTGCTGCGCCAGCAGGTCAAAAGAATGATACAGGCGCTGAAAGACACCGGCATTCGCAACATACTGCAAATAGAGCTGGCCGTTCAGCCGGACAGCGACCGCCGGGGCATGACGGCGTCGGGCATGATTGTCATCAACCCGCCGTGGAAACTGGAACAGCAGATGTCCGTTGCCCTGCCTTGGCTACATCGTGTGCTGGTGCCGGAAGGCATCGGGCATACGTCAATTAACTGGATCGCTCCGGAGTAA
- the gorA gene encoding glutathione-disulfide reductase: MTKHYDYLAIGGGSGGIASINRAASYGKKCALIEAKYLGGTCVNVGCVPKKVMWHAAQIAEAIHLYGPDYGFDTTVNRFDWQTLIKSRSAYIDRIHQSYDRVLGNNHVDVIQGFARFVDAHTVEVNGETITADHILIATGGRPSIPNVPGAEYGITSDGFFALDAMPKRVAVVGAGYIAVEIAGVLNGLGADTHLFVRKHAPLRTFDPMIVDTLLEVMAAEGPQLHTHAIPQEVVKNADGSLTLKLENGEEHHTDCLIWAIGRVPATDSINLSAAGVEVNERGYIPVDKFQNTNVAGVYAVGDNTGAVELTPVAVAAGRRLSERLFNNKPDEHLDYSNIPTVVFSHPPIGTIGLTEEEARKQYGDDQVKTYKSSFTAMYTAVTSHRQPCRMKLVCAGAEEKIVGIHGIGFGMDEILQGFAVAVKMGATKKDFDNTVAIHPTAAEEFVTMR; the protein is encoded by the coding sequence ATGACTAAACACTATGACTATCTCGCCATCGGCGGCGGCAGCGGCGGTATCGCCTCTATTAACCGTGCAGCCTCTTACGGCAAAAAGTGCGCGCTGATTGAAGCCAAATACCTGGGCGGCACCTGCGTTAACGTAGGCTGTGTGCCGAAAAAGGTCATGTGGCACGCTGCGCAAATCGCCGAAGCTATTCATCTGTACGGGCCAGACTACGGCTTTGACACCACCGTCAACCGCTTCGACTGGCAGACGTTGATCAAAAGCCGCAGCGCCTATATTGACCGTATTCACCAGTCTTACGATCGCGTGCTTGGCAACAACCATGTTGACGTTATTCAGGGATTCGCGCGCTTTGTCGATGCCCATACTGTTGAAGTCAACGGTGAGACCATCACCGCCGACCATATTCTTATCGCCACTGGCGGCCGTCCGTCTATTCCAAACGTACCCGGCGCTGAGTACGGCATTACGTCTGACGGCTTCTTCGCGCTGGACGCTATGCCCAAGCGCGTTGCTGTCGTAGGCGCTGGCTATATCGCCGTGGAAATCGCCGGCGTGCTGAACGGGCTGGGTGCAGATACACACCTGTTTGTGCGCAAGCACGCGCCGCTGAGAACCTTTGATCCGATGATCGTTGATACGCTGCTAGAAGTAATGGCGGCAGAAGGCCCTCAGCTGCATACTCACGCCATCCCGCAAGAGGTGGTCAAAAATGCAGACGGCAGCCTGACTCTTAAGCTTGAGAACGGCGAAGAACACCACACCGACTGCCTGATTTGGGCCATCGGGCGCGTTCCGGCAACCGACAGCATCAACCTGTCAGCGGCGGGCGTTGAAGTCAACGAACGGGGCTATATTCCCGTCGATAAGTTCCAGAACACCAACGTTGCCGGCGTTTACGCCGTGGGCGACAACACAGGCGCCGTTGAGCTAACGCCTGTGGCCGTCGCCGCAGGGCGCCGCCTATCAGAGCGCCTGTTTAACAACAAGCCGGATGAGCATCTGGACTACAGCAATATCCCTACCGTGGTTTTCAGTCACCCACCTATCGGCACTATCGGCCTGACAGAAGAAGAAGCGCGTAAACAGTACGGCGACGACCAGGTGAAGACGTACAAGTCATCCTTTACCGCGATGTACACTGCCGTCACTTCTCACCGCCAGCCGTGCCGCATGAAGCTGGTTTGTGCGGGTGCCGAAGAGAAAATCGTCGGTATTCACGGCATCGGCTTTGGTATGGATGAAATCCTGCAGGGCTTTGCGGTTGCAGTCAAAATGGGCGCCACCAAGAAAGACTTTGACAACACAGTCGCCATCCACCCGACGGCGGCAGAAGAGTTCGTCACTATGCGCTAA
- the rsmJ gene encoding 16S rRNA (guanine(1516)-N(2))-methyltransferase RsmJ, with translation MPIFLSHEAGADPGALSLLAQRWGLVSDEAAPLALVLTSDRLELRKRDEPKLGAVYVDFVTGTMAHRRRFGGGRGEAVAKAVGIKGDYLPDVVDATAGLGRDAFVLAAVGCRVRMLERHPVVAALLDDGLRRAYADEEIGPWLQERLTLLHASSLTGLDSIYPAPDVVYLDPMFPHRQKSALVKKEMRVFQSLVGEDADADGLLEPACRLAKRRVVVKRPDYAPPLADKAPSVSIKTKSHRFDLYVTL, from the coding sequence GTGCCGATTTTTCTCAGTCACGAAGCAGGCGCCGATCCCGGCGCCTTGTCTCTTTTAGCGCAGCGCTGGGGGCTAGTGAGCGATGAAGCCGCGCCGCTGGCGCTGGTGTTGACGTCGGATCGACTTGAACTGCGCAAGCGCGATGAGCCTAAACTGGGTGCCGTATATGTTGATTTCGTCACTGGAACGATGGCTCATCGTCGGCGATTTGGTGGCGGGCGCGGTGAAGCGGTAGCAAAGGCGGTTGGTATTAAAGGCGACTATCTTCCCGACGTGGTCGACGCGACGGCGGGGTTAGGGCGCGATGCGTTTGTGCTGGCCGCCGTTGGCTGTCGGGTGCGGATGCTGGAACGCCATCCTGTGGTTGCCGCCCTTTTGGATGATGGCCTCAGGCGCGCCTATGCCGATGAAGAGATAGGTCCCTGGCTGCAAGAGCGGTTAACGCTGCTGCATGCTTCAAGCTTAACCGGCCTTGATAGCATTTATCCGGCGCCGGATGTGGTGTATCTCGACCCCATGTTTCCTCACCGCCAAAAAAGCGCGCTGGTTAAAAAAGAGATGCGGGTATTTCAGTCGCTGGTCGGGGAAGATGCCGACGCAGATGGTCTGCTGGAGCCCGCCTGTCGGCTGGCTAAGCGTAGAGTGGTAGTAAAGCGGCCTGACTATGCCCCGCCTCTGGCGGACAAAGCGCCTTCTGTGTCAATCAAGACCAAAAGCCATCGATTCGATCTTTACGTGACTCTGTAA